In Euphorbia lathyris chromosome 10, ddEupLath1.1, whole genome shotgun sequence, a single genomic region encodes these proteins:
- the LOC136208657 gene encoding uncharacterized protein isoform X1: MERLVTDEHGSLSVAIATAANELKNKFNIIWLRLKSKSNDLACSSDCIPLHRHKSKFIPNEAELCLLICSIFPDDYRIPIEDLVIYGMGLKLFGDVHDMFVAKCGVHHLISLINKVNGDNIRLGHEEYGTHHEYVTMLIGARDFAKSVASSYPLVFHGETVIEKWPQSNLYKDCYGLLLVLKKIKEHPLNMECPKLWLLLLKYKEDSRSIPVDFFERMKELRVLSLDVSSLPQSLSGLKNLRTLRLKVPKFEDMSWIGGLMNLEFLSISTLSLTDIPKEMRQLENLRVLDLRKMNLAYIPVGVLSRMLKLEELYLPLNFRRWGCKAKEEHDDYDECESRKEDNYDDEEGINARTGEIDDRKRTNASLTEILSLSLHALQITIPKASILPKKSQIFKNIQHFKVIVPNYLKYQPFDKDSMNHLQLMGDSSDIKESGICDLMSRTEYLSLTRVRNLKNVIFQLVDNDFPQLKKMIISECDELECVVDTTGKQISPKDNCSFWKLDSLHLSMLSNLKEICHGRWTNIQWFPNLSQISIRFCHKLKYVFPLSIVGGLKLLKSIEILDCNEMEGIFNQGEEDDDWLVHYFIEELDLHSLPKLIGLLVQKDNTNNGVHVDTNQSLPTNEIVSNSMEESISTFDGHFQSFSTNESTSRLTGSCIKDEELICPPPTSTSSAQLLKSVSREQISLTKSKDVIGYMEMYGALIPSKLAEKCLQNLRRLKIAFCDAVKVIFLFEENHATSRAFNSLKVLELHGLRNLVHIWFQTPQKIIAFQNLQILILLECHNLYLFSSRVAKLLVQLQKICISRCKMMGEIIVLADGKEVKDKIVFPQLKLLELQHMHNLRIFCGGSYDIELPLLETLKFNQCNKMKCFSYGSLRTPMLERVQINGSLMKITGDLNETMMRFAENRNGQLFTFSDLKIATNNFIRSPAILSDEGYFGKLYLGWIDEKTFAPSKAGTGMAVAIKKLKSESQKRLQEWKLEVNLLERKFHRNIVKLLGHCWKDKELFLVYEFMERGSLEDHLLSSRNPLIETLSWDMRLKIAIGIARGLDFLHTSEPKLTHRDINSSNILLDRNYDAKISGFQLPRWGFSDGDSNVTTGYVDPVDFHDRTFGYVDPVYVRTGHLYVKSDVYSFGVVLLELMTGLRVLDKSRPIEQQNLVDWLKPILFHDNKLTDIMDARMEGQYSSKAITLTAKLALKCAECDPIIRPSMKEVVDALEQIRAL, translated from the exons ATGGAAAGACTCGTGACAGATGAGCATGGTAGCTTATCTGTTGCCATTGCTACTGCTGCCAACGAATTGAAAAACAAGTTCAACATTATTTGGTTAAGACTGAAGTCAAAATCAAATGATTTGGCATGTAGCTCAGATTGCATACCTCTACATAGACACAAATCTAAATTTATACCAAATGAAGCGGAGTTATGTCTTTTGATCTGTAGCATCTTTCCTGATGATTATAGAATACCAATAGAAGATTTGGTTATATATGGGATGGGCTTAAAGTTGTTTGGAGACGtgcatgatatgtttgttgcGAAATGCGGAGTCCATCACCTCATTTCTTTGATTAATAAAGTAAATGGTGACAATATCAGGCTTGGTCATGAGGAATATGGTACACACCATGAGTATGTAACTATGCTAATTGGCGCGCGTGATTTTGCGAAGTCGGTTGCCTCAAGTTATCCATTAGTATTTCATGGTGAGACTGTAATAGAAAAGTGGCCACAGTCAAATTTGTATAAAGATTGCTATGGACTTTTACTTgtgctaaaaaaaatcaaagagcACCCTCTTAATATGGAGTGCCCAAAACTTTGGTTGCTACTTCTTAAATACAAGGAAGATTCACGAAGCATTCCAGTTGACTTTTTTGAAAGAATGAAAGAGCTCCGTGTTCTATCCTTGGATGTCTCATCACTTCCACAGTCACTTAGCGGGCTAAAGAATCTTAGAACATTGCGCCTTAAAGTACCTAAGTTTGAAGATATGTCTTGGATTGGTGGTCTGATGAATCTGGaatttctttcaatttcaaCCTTAAGTTTGACCGATATTCCTAAGGAGATGAGACAACTAGAGAATCTAAGGGTACTTGACTTGAGAAAAATGAACCTTGCATACATTCCTGTAGGTGTATTGTCCAGAATGCTGAAACTAGAAGAGTTATATCTGCCATTAAACTTCAGAAGGTGGGGATGCAAGGCAAAAGAAGAACATGATGATTACGATGAATGTGAATCAAGGAAAGAGGataattatgatgatgaagaaggaaTTAATGCAAGGACTGGTGAGATAGATGATAGAAAGAGGACAAACGCAAGCCTTACTGAGATACTATCACTTTCGCTACATGCATTACAAATAACCATACCCAAAGCTTCAATTTTGCCTAAAAAGTCACAAATATTCAAAAACATTCAACACTTTAAAGTTATTGTGCCTAATTATCTTAAATATCAACCATTTGACAAAGATTCAATGAATCATTTGCAACTCATGGGTGATTCAAGTGATATCAAAGAGAGTGGTATTTGTGACTTGATGAGTAGAACGGAATACTTGAGTTTGACAAGAGTGAGAAATTTGAAGAATGTTATTTTCCAGTTAGTAGATAATGACTTTCCACAGTTAAAGAAGATGATTATTTCTGAATGTGATGAACTAGAATGTGTAGTTGATACGACAGGAAAGCAGATTTCACCAAAAGATAATTGTTCATTCTGGAAGTTGGATAGTCTCCATCTGTCAATGTTATCTAATTTGAAAGAAATATGTCATGGAAGATGGACAAATATTCAATGGTTTCCGAACTTGAGTCAAATAAGCATAAGGTTTTGTCATAAGTTGAAATATGTGTTTCCATTGTCAATTGTTGGAGGATTGAAACTTCTCAAAAGCATAGAGATACTTGATTGTAATGAAATGGAGGGAATTTTCAACCAAGGCGAGGAGGATGACGACTGGCTTGTGCATTACTTCATTGAAGAACTTGATTTGCATTCACTTCCAAAGCTGATTGGTCTTTTAGTACAGAAGGATAATACAAACAATGGCGTTCATGTTGATACCAATCAGTCCTTACCAACTAATGAG ATTGTGTCAAATAGCATGGAGGAATCAATTAGTACATTTGATGGTCATTTCCAATCCTTTTCAACAAATGAAAGCACATCAAGATTGACTGGAAGTTGCATTAAGGATGAGGAACTCATTTGTCCACCACCAACCTCGACAAGCAGCGCGCAATTGCTAAAAAGCGTTTCCCGTGAACAG ATTTCACTTACGAAGAGCAAGGATGTAATTGGCTATATGGAGATGTATGGTGCATTAATTCCATCCAAGTTGGCTGAAAAATGCTTGCAAAATTTGAGAAGACTCAAAATAGCATTTTGTGATGCGGTAAAAGTTATATTTTTGTTCGAGGAAAACCATGCTACTTCTAGAGCCTTTAATTCTTTGAAAGTGTTAGAGTTGCATGGTCTACGGAATTTAGTGCACATATGGTTTCAGACTCCACAAAAAATTATAGCTTTTCAGAATTTGCAAATTCTAATTTTATTGGAGTGTCATAATTTATATCTTTTCTCCTCTCGAGTAGCCAAACTTTTGGTTCAGCTACAAAAAATATGCATTAGTCGTTGTAAGATGATGGGAGAAATTATTGTACTTGCGGATGGAAAAGAGGTAAAAGACAAAATTGTATTCCCTCAACTAAAGCTTTTGGAACTTCAACATATGCACAATCTTCGGATTTTCTGCGGTGGAAGCTATGACATTGAACTACCTTTATTGGAAACTTTGAAATTTAATCAATGCAATAAGATGAAATGTTTCTCATATGGGTCATTGAGGACGCCAATGCTGGAGAGAGTACAAATAAATGGAAGCTTAATGAAAATAACGGGAGATCTTAATGAAACTATGATGCG GTTTGCGGAAAATCGAAATGGTCAACTTTTCACCTTTTCTGATCTGAAGATTGCTACAAATAATTTCATCAGATCACCTGCTATTTTGTCGGATGAAGGGTATTTTGGTAAACTCTATTTAGGATGGATAGATGAAAAGACTTTTGCACCCTCCAAAGCTGGCACTGGAATGGCTGTTGCCATCAAGAAATTGAAATCGGAAAGTCAGAAAAGGCTTCAGGAGTGGAAG TTGGAGGTGAACTTGCTTGAGAGGAAATTCCATCGCAACATCGTTAAATTGTTAGGACATTGTTGGAAAGATAAAGAATTATTCCTTGTGTATGAGTTTATGGAAAGGGGAAGCTTGGAGGATCATCTATTATCAAGTA GAAATCCATTGATTGAAACATTATCTTGGGACATGCGGCTCAAGATAGCCATTGGAATAGCTCGGGGTCTTGATTTTCTTCATACTTCAGAACCAAAACTTACTCATAGAGATATCAACTCTTCAAATATACTGCTTGATCGC AATTATGATGCAAAAATATCAGGTTTTCAGTTGCCAAGATGGGGGTTTTCAGATGGGGACTCAAATGTGACAACCGGTTATGTTGATCCGGTGGATTTTCATGATAGAACATTCGGTTATGTTGATCCCGTGTATGTTAGAACAG GTCATTTATATGTAAAGAGCGATGTATATAGCTTCGGCGTGGTGCTGTTGGAATTGATGACAGGCTTACGGGTGCTTGATAAAAGTCGTCCGATCGAACAACAAAACCTGGTTGATTGGTTGAAGCCAATTCTCTTTCACGATAATAAGTTAACAGATATTATGGACGCAAGAATGGAAGGCCAATACTCATCGAAAGCGATAACGTTAACAGCAAAGCTTGCATTAAAATGTGCGGAGTGTGATCCTATAATCCGTCCCTCTATGAAAGAAGTTGTGGATGCACTCGAACAAATACGGGCATTGTGA
- the LOC136208657 gene encoding disease resistance protein At4g27190-like isoform X2 has translation MERLVTDEHGSLSVAIATAANELKNKFNIIWLRLKSKSNDLACSSDCIPLHRHKSKFIPNEAELCLLICSIFPDDYRIPIEDLVIYGMGLKLFGDVHDMFVAKCGVHHLISLINKVNGDNIRLGHEEYGTHHEYVTMLIGARDFAKSVASSYPLVFHGETVIEKWPQSNLYKDCYGLLLVLKKIKEHPLNMECPKLWLLLLKYKEDSRSIPVDFFERMKELRVLSLDVSSLPQSLSGLKNLRTLRLKVPKFEDMSWIGGLMNLEFLSISTLSLTDIPKEMRQLENLRVLDLRKMNLAYIPVGVLSRMLKLEELYLPLNFRRWGCKAKEEHDDYDECESRKEDNYDDEEGINARTGEIDDRKRTNASLTEILSLSLHALQITIPKASILPKKSQIFKNIQHFKVIVPNYLKYQPFDKDSMNHLQLMGDSSDIKESGICDLMSRTEYLSLTRVRNLKNVIFQLVDNDFPQLKKMIISECDELECVVDTTGKQISPKDNCSFWKLDSLHLSMLSNLKEICHGRWTNIQWFPNLSQISIRFCHKLKYVFPLSIVGGLKLLKSIEILDCNEMEGIFNQGEEDDDWLVHYFIEELDLHSLPKLIGLLVQKDNTNNGVHVDTNQSLPTNEIVSNSMEESISTFDGHFQSFSTNESTSRLTGSCIKDEELICPPPTSTSSAQLLKSVSREQISLTKSKDVIGYMEMYGALIPSKLAEKCLQNLRRLKIAFCDAVKVIFLFEENHATSRAFNSLKVLELHGLRNLVHIWFQTPQKIIAFQNLQILILLECHNLYLFSSRVAKLLVQLQKICISRCKMMGEIIVLADGKEVKDKIVFPQLKLLELQHMHNLRIFCGGSYDIELPLLETLKFNQCNKMKCFSYGSLRTPMLERVQINGSLMKITGDLNETMMRFAENRNGQLFTFSDLKIATNNFIRSPAILSDEGYFGKLYLGWIDEKTFAPSKAGTGMAVAIKKLKSESQKRLQEWKLEVNLLERKFHRNIVKLLGHCWKDKELFLVYEFMERGSLEDHLLSSRNPLIETLSWDMRLKIAIGIARGLDFLHTSEPKLTHRDINSSNILLDRLSS, from the exons ATGGAAAGACTCGTGACAGATGAGCATGGTAGCTTATCTGTTGCCATTGCTACTGCTGCCAACGAATTGAAAAACAAGTTCAACATTATTTGGTTAAGACTGAAGTCAAAATCAAATGATTTGGCATGTAGCTCAGATTGCATACCTCTACATAGACACAAATCTAAATTTATACCAAATGAAGCGGAGTTATGTCTTTTGATCTGTAGCATCTTTCCTGATGATTATAGAATACCAATAGAAGATTTGGTTATATATGGGATGGGCTTAAAGTTGTTTGGAGACGtgcatgatatgtttgttgcGAAATGCGGAGTCCATCACCTCATTTCTTTGATTAATAAAGTAAATGGTGACAATATCAGGCTTGGTCATGAGGAATATGGTACACACCATGAGTATGTAACTATGCTAATTGGCGCGCGTGATTTTGCGAAGTCGGTTGCCTCAAGTTATCCATTAGTATTTCATGGTGAGACTGTAATAGAAAAGTGGCCACAGTCAAATTTGTATAAAGATTGCTATGGACTTTTACTTgtgctaaaaaaaatcaaagagcACCCTCTTAATATGGAGTGCCCAAAACTTTGGTTGCTACTTCTTAAATACAAGGAAGATTCACGAAGCATTCCAGTTGACTTTTTTGAAAGAATGAAAGAGCTCCGTGTTCTATCCTTGGATGTCTCATCACTTCCACAGTCACTTAGCGGGCTAAAGAATCTTAGAACATTGCGCCTTAAAGTACCTAAGTTTGAAGATATGTCTTGGATTGGTGGTCTGATGAATCTGGaatttctttcaatttcaaCCTTAAGTTTGACCGATATTCCTAAGGAGATGAGACAACTAGAGAATCTAAGGGTACTTGACTTGAGAAAAATGAACCTTGCATACATTCCTGTAGGTGTATTGTCCAGAATGCTGAAACTAGAAGAGTTATATCTGCCATTAAACTTCAGAAGGTGGGGATGCAAGGCAAAAGAAGAACATGATGATTACGATGAATGTGAATCAAGGAAAGAGGataattatgatgatgaagaaggaaTTAATGCAAGGACTGGTGAGATAGATGATAGAAAGAGGACAAACGCAAGCCTTACTGAGATACTATCACTTTCGCTACATGCATTACAAATAACCATACCCAAAGCTTCAATTTTGCCTAAAAAGTCACAAATATTCAAAAACATTCAACACTTTAAAGTTATTGTGCCTAATTATCTTAAATATCAACCATTTGACAAAGATTCAATGAATCATTTGCAACTCATGGGTGATTCAAGTGATATCAAAGAGAGTGGTATTTGTGACTTGATGAGTAGAACGGAATACTTGAGTTTGACAAGAGTGAGAAATTTGAAGAATGTTATTTTCCAGTTAGTAGATAATGACTTTCCACAGTTAAAGAAGATGATTATTTCTGAATGTGATGAACTAGAATGTGTAGTTGATACGACAGGAAAGCAGATTTCACCAAAAGATAATTGTTCATTCTGGAAGTTGGATAGTCTCCATCTGTCAATGTTATCTAATTTGAAAGAAATATGTCATGGAAGATGGACAAATATTCAATGGTTTCCGAACTTGAGTCAAATAAGCATAAGGTTTTGTCATAAGTTGAAATATGTGTTTCCATTGTCAATTGTTGGAGGATTGAAACTTCTCAAAAGCATAGAGATACTTGATTGTAATGAAATGGAGGGAATTTTCAACCAAGGCGAGGAGGATGACGACTGGCTTGTGCATTACTTCATTGAAGAACTTGATTTGCATTCACTTCCAAAGCTGATTGGTCTTTTAGTACAGAAGGATAATACAAACAATGGCGTTCATGTTGATACCAATCAGTCCTTACCAACTAATGAG ATTGTGTCAAATAGCATGGAGGAATCAATTAGTACATTTGATGGTCATTTCCAATCCTTTTCAACAAATGAAAGCACATCAAGATTGACTGGAAGTTGCATTAAGGATGAGGAACTCATTTGTCCACCACCAACCTCGACAAGCAGCGCGCAATTGCTAAAAAGCGTTTCCCGTGAACAG ATTTCACTTACGAAGAGCAAGGATGTAATTGGCTATATGGAGATGTATGGTGCATTAATTCCATCCAAGTTGGCTGAAAAATGCTTGCAAAATTTGAGAAGACTCAAAATAGCATTTTGTGATGCGGTAAAAGTTATATTTTTGTTCGAGGAAAACCATGCTACTTCTAGAGCCTTTAATTCTTTGAAAGTGTTAGAGTTGCATGGTCTACGGAATTTAGTGCACATATGGTTTCAGACTCCACAAAAAATTATAGCTTTTCAGAATTTGCAAATTCTAATTTTATTGGAGTGTCATAATTTATATCTTTTCTCCTCTCGAGTAGCCAAACTTTTGGTTCAGCTACAAAAAATATGCATTAGTCGTTGTAAGATGATGGGAGAAATTATTGTACTTGCGGATGGAAAAGAGGTAAAAGACAAAATTGTATTCCCTCAACTAAAGCTTTTGGAACTTCAACATATGCACAATCTTCGGATTTTCTGCGGTGGAAGCTATGACATTGAACTACCTTTATTGGAAACTTTGAAATTTAATCAATGCAATAAGATGAAATGTTTCTCATATGGGTCATTGAGGACGCCAATGCTGGAGAGAGTACAAATAAATGGAAGCTTAATGAAAATAACGGGAGATCTTAATGAAACTATGATGCG GTTTGCGGAAAATCGAAATGGTCAACTTTTCACCTTTTCTGATCTGAAGATTGCTACAAATAATTTCATCAGATCACCTGCTATTTTGTCGGATGAAGGGTATTTTGGTAAACTCTATTTAGGATGGATAGATGAAAAGACTTTTGCACCCTCCAAAGCTGGCACTGGAATGGCTGTTGCCATCAAGAAATTGAAATCGGAAAGTCAGAAAAGGCTTCAGGAGTGGAAG TTGGAGGTGAACTTGCTTGAGAGGAAATTCCATCGCAACATCGTTAAATTGTTAGGACATTGTTGGAAAGATAAAGAATTATTCCTTGTGTATGAGTTTATGGAAAGGGGAAGCTTGGAGGATCATCTATTATCAAGTA GAAATCCATTGATTGAAACATTATCTTGGGACATGCGGCTCAAGATAGCCATTGGAATAGCTCGGGGTCTTGATTTTCTTCATACTTCAGAACCAAAACTTACTCATAGAGATATCAACTCTTCAAATATACTGCTTGATCGCTTAAGTTCTT AA